The following DNA comes from Alphaproteobacteria bacterium HT1-32.
CGGTGACCCGTCACTATCGCCAGCACCAGCAGGGCAAGGAAACCTCGACCAATCCGATTGCGTCGATCTTTGCCTGGACACGCGGCCTTGCCCATCGGGGTAACTTCGACAACACCCCTGACGTGGTGAAGTTTGCAGAAACCCTGGAAGATGTCTGCATCAAGACGGTGGAAGCCGGCTTCATGACCAAGGACCTCGCGCTGCTGATCGGCGAGAAAACTCCCTGGCTGACAACCCAGCAGTTCCTCGACAAGATCGACAGCGGCCTGAAAGCCCGCATGGGCTGAGCGGCTTCTGCGTAAGCAGTCAAAAAACGGCCCGCCCGGGAAACCCGGCGGGCCGTTTTCATATCTGCGTCAAAGGCAGCTTTCCGGAAACGTCAGAAACGCAAAAGGGCGCAGCCTGTGACTGCGCCCTTTCGTACATGATACTGAGCAGATCAGTCGTCAGAGACGACACCATCCTCGTCCTGACCACCCGGGCCGGCCATCATGGCTTCTGACAGCAATCCGGCATTCGCCCGGATTTTCTGTTCAATACTGTTCGCCACTTCCGGGTTTTCCTTCAGGAAGCGTTTGGCATTCTCGCGGCCCTGGCCAATACGCTGACTGTCGTAGCTGAACCAGGCGCCCGACTTCTCAACGATGTTTGCCGCAACACCCAGATCGAGCAATTCACCGGTCTTCGAGACACCCTCGCCATACATGATATCGAACTCGATAACCTTGAAGGGCGGGGCCATCTTGTTCTTCACCACCTTGACCCGGGTCTGGTTACCGACAACCTCGTCACGGTCCTTAATCGCACCGATACGGCGAATATCGAGACGAACCGAAGAATAGAACTTCAGCGCGTTACCACCTGTCGTCGTTTCCGGACTACCGAACATCACACCGATTTTCAGGCGGATCTGGTTAATGAAGATAATTGTCGTTTTCGACCGCGAGACGGATCCCGTCAGTTTGCGGAGCGCCTGGCTCATCAGGCGGGCCTGAAGACCGACATGGCTGTCGCCCATCTCGCCTTCCAGTTCAGCCCGGGGGACGAGTGCAGCAACAGAATCGACCACCAGCACGTCAATGGCACCGGAACGCACCAGCGTATCGGCAATCTCCAGCGCCTGTTCACCGGCATCCGGCTGGGAAATCAGCAGTTCCTCAATATTGACACCCAGCTTGCGGGCATAACCCGGGTCCAGTGCATGCTCCGCATCAACGAAAGCACAGGTACCACCAAGTTTCTGAGCCTCGGCAACCGCATGCAGTGCAAGTGTCGTCTTCCCCGAACTTTCCGGGCCGTAAATTTCAACAATACGTCCGCGGGGCAGACCACCGATACCGAGACCGATATCAAGGCCAATCGAGCCTGTGGATACCACTTCGATATCAACCGAATCCTGCGAGCCGAGCTTCATGATCGAGCCCTTGCCGAATGCCCGTTCAATCTGGGCGACGGCGGCGTCGAGTGCCTTGTTCTTGTCCATATCGTCCTTGCCTATAAGGCGCAGTGCAGCCTGCGACATAATCCGGTCTCCCTTATTTCATAGCGATATCAGTGGCGCAATGCAGCCATATGTACATGATTTGTTCTCACTGTAAACAGGCTTAGTTAACGCTTTGTTCTAAAACATGTATTTGCACTATGTTTGGCTTATGTTCTCATGCAGAAAGAGGGAATCGACAAAGTCAGAACCTGAAACCGGGGGACAGAAGCCGCGGCTGATTCGGTATAATCAGCCGTTGGTCGCGACCTCTTTCACTTTTGTCGCGAGTTCATTGAGGCTGAATGGTTTCGGCAGGAAATGAACCTGATCATCACCACCGAAGTCCCCCCGGATGGTCTCTTCCGAATAGCCGGAAATCATGATGACCTTCATATTTGGCCGGTCTTCGCGGATCAGACGGATCAGTGTCGGGCCGTCCATACCCGGCATCATGACGTCAGAGATAATGATATCAATATCGACCTTGGCATTATTCAGGACTTCGATCGCCCCTTCCCCGCTGGTCGCTTCAAGGACCGTATACCCCTTGTTCCGCAAGGCACGGGCACCGAACATGCGCACGGCATCCTCATCTTCGACCAGCAGCACATTGCCCTTGCCTGTCAGATCGGTGACCGGTGCTGCCTGTTTGCGCCGCTGTGTCGGACGCGCCGTCTCGTCGCCATAGATCGGCAGCAGAATGGTAAAGGTGGTTCCCTTGCCGATCTCTGACTCGACGAAGATATAGCCGCCGGTCTGGCGAATGATACCATAGACCGTGGACAGGCCGAGACCTGTTCCGGCCCCGACATCCTTGGTCGAGAAAAAGGGCTCGAAGATACGCCCGAGATTTTCCGGCGAAATACCGGTGCCGTCGTCAGCAACTTCAATCCGGATATAGTCTCCCGGGGGGATCGCATCACCACCACGGCGAATCTGACGGTCATAGGAGACGGATGACGAACGGACACTGACCGACCCGCCGTCAGCCATGGCATCCCGCGCATTGACCACCAGATTGATCACAACCTGATCAAGCTGTCCGGGATCAACCCGCACCAGACCGTTTTCGACCTCGTTCTGGATATCCAGCGCGATGTGATCGCCGATCAGACGGCGCAGCAGATTACTGAGTTCGCTGAGCGACTCCGCAACATCGACAATCTTCGGCTCCATCTTCTGCTTGCGGGAAAACGCAAGCAACTGGCGCACCAGATTGGCCGCGCGGTTGGCGTTCTGCTTGATCTGCATAATGTCAGCGAAAGACGGGTCTCCGGCGCTGTGGCGCTGCAGCAGCAGATCACAGAAGCCAATCATCGCAGTCAGCAGGTTATTGAAATCATGGGCAACCCCGCCGGCAAGCTGACCCATCGACTGCATCTTCTGAGCCTGCGCGAACTGAACTTCGAGATTCTTCTGCTCCGTCGCGTCCATGACATGCGCGACCATGCCATCTGTATCGCCTTCCGCATCAAAACGCGGGCTGATCCGGAAAATTGCCGTCCGGTCATTTTCACCCAGAAGCCGTGCCTCGAACTCCGCTCCCCGGGCAGAGCCCATCAGCATCTTTGACAGCCGGGCATTGAGCAGTTCCCTGTCATCAGACGCCACGAAGGATCCCAGCGGCCGGTCCTCAAGCTTGTCCTGTTCGGCACCGACGATCCTGGCGAAGGCAGCGTTCGCCTCCTCGATCTCTCCGGATGGGGTCAGTTCCGCAATGCCAATCGGTGAGCGTTCGAAAAAGGCATCGAGACGACTCCGGGCCTGCCGCAGGGCAAGCTGCATTTCCTCGGTTTCCGAAGATTCCTTGAGGACCAGAACACGAAACAGCGGTGACTGATCGCCTCCTATCTCGAAGCGGTTGACGATCACTGAAGCATCAAACGGCGAATGCTCCTCCATCGCGAAGGAAACACGCCCCCGGCGCTCCTGCTCGTCTGTCCAGACCTCCGGGTCAAACAGGCCATCCGGGTCACGGAAGACGAAATGCTGCAACCTGGCACGCCCTGCCTGCAAGTCCCTGCCGTCACCCAGCCAGTCATTCATGACACGATTGGAGAACAGCATCTGCCCCCCCTTGCCGGACACGAAGATGCCTGCCGGCAAGCCATCGAGAAATTCAACCGCCCGATCCGCTTCCTGAACGGCCAGTTCGCGGGCAGCCGCCAGTTCCGTCAGGTCATCCAGACGCCAGAGCCGCAATCCATCCGGGTCGGTTTCAACTTCAATCCGGACCGCAAGAGGTCTCTGATCGGCACAAAGCAGCCGCATTTCTCCCTTACTAAAATCCTCCCTGTCAGCAGCCTCACGCAGATCAGCCGCAACCCGGCGTGACGCATCATCTGCGGCCAGCCCTGAAAGATGCAGCGGGATATCTGACAGGTTCACGCCCTGAAACTGTCCTCGAGAAGCCAGGATCACCCCGTCCGGACCACTGATGACAGCCACATCTCCGGCGATTCTTCCCAAGATCACCTGATGGTTCTGCTGCTGTAATGCCGCATGGGTTCGCTGTTCTGTCAGAACCGACAGAGCAAGCATGCAAAGCCCGGCCACGACAACAGCCACAGCACCTGCCATGCCGGCAAACTGGCTGGAAGCTGCGGCGACAATCAGCGTAATGATGATGATCCCGGCA
Coding sequences within:
- the recA gene encoding recombinase RecA translates to MSQAALRLIGKDDMDKNKALDAAVAQIERAFGKGSIMKLGSQDSVDIEVVSTGSIGLDIGLGIGGLPRGRIVEIYGPESSGKTTLALHAVAEAQKLGGTCAFVDAEHALDPGYARKLGVNIEELLISQPDAGEQALEIADTLVRSGAIDVLVVDSVAALVPRAELEGEMGDSHVGLQARLMSQALRKLTGSVSRSKTTIIFINQIRLKIGVMFGSPETTTGGNALKFYSSVRLDIRRIGAIKDRDEVVGNQTRVKVVKNKMAPPFKVIEFDIMYGEGVSKTGELLDLGVAANIVEKSGAWFSYDSQRIGQGRENAKRFLKENPEVANSIEQKIRANAGLLSEAMMAGPGGQDEDGVVSDD
- a CDS encoding response regulator, whose amino-acid sequence is MTLKDYRLSAGIIIITLIVAAASSQFAGMAGAVAVVVAGLCMLALSVLTEQRTHAALQQQNHQVILGRIAGDVAVISGPDGVILASRGQFQGVNLSDIPLHLSGLAADDASRRVAADLREAADREDFSKGEMRLLCADQRPLAVRIEVETDPDGLRLWRLDDLTELAAARELAVQEADRAVEFLDGLPAGIFVSGKGGQMLFSNRVMNDWLGDGRDLQAGRARLQHFVFRDPDGLFDPEVWTDEQERRGRVSFAMEEHSPFDASVIVNRFEIGGDQSPLFRVLVLKESSETEEMQLALRQARSRLDAFFERSPIGIAELTPSGEIEEANAAFARIVGAEQDKLEDRPLGSFVASDDRELLNARLSKMLMGSARGAEFEARLLGENDRTAIFRISPRFDAEGDTDGMVAHVMDATEQKNLEVQFAQAQKMQSMGQLAGGVAHDFNNLLTAMIGFCDLLLQRHSAGDPSFADIMQIKQNANRAANLVRQLLAFSRKQKMEPKIVDVAESLSELSNLLRRLIGDHIALDIQNEVENGLVRVDPGQLDQVVINLVVNARDAMADGGSVSVRSSSVSYDRQIRRGGDAIPPGDYIRIEVADDGTGISPENLGRIFEPFFSTKDVGAGTGLGLSTVYGIIRQTGGYIFVESEIGKGTTFTILLPIYGDETARPTQRRKQAAPVTDLTGKGNVLLVEDEDAVRMFGARALRNKGYTVLEATSGEGAIEVLNNAKVDIDIIISDVMMPGMDGPTLIRLIREDRPNMKVIMISGYSEETIRGDFGGDDQVHFLPKPFSLNELATKVKEVATNG